CGCGGCGCATCGGCGTGCCGGGCGGCGGCACGATCCAGGGGTAGCGCGCGGCGTCGGCCCAGCCGGGCGAAGCATGCGCAACGAGAGGATGGTGACGCGCACCGAACACGCGCACATCGTCGTCATACAGCGCAACGACACCGAATCCCGCATTCATGGCTGTCTCGTCCAACCGGCAAATCAGCAGGTCGATCTCGTGCCAGTGTGCGCGCGGCAGCAGCCGATCGAGCGTTTCTTCCAGCAGATTGATACGAAGCGCCGGCCCTGTGCGCTCCAGTCGGGCGAGCGTTTGCGGCATCAGCACGCTCGCCATGCCAGGCAGGATGCCGACGTTGACGGGTTTGGCGAGCCCGTCGCGCAACGCCTGCATGGCGGGGGCCACGCTCGCGAGGTCGGTCAGCATGCGTTCGGCCCGTTCGAGCAGTGCGTCGCCGTAGGGCGTAGGCGTCACGCGACGCGTGGTGCGCTCGAACAATGCCACGCCAAGGGCCTGTTCGATTTCGCGCAACCACTTTGACAGTGCCGGCTGCGTGATCGCGGCGGCCTCCGCGGTGCGCGCGAAACTGCGCGTGCGTCCGAGCCAGCGCAGTGTCTCGAGATCGCGGATCCGGAGTTTTCGAAGTACGGCGGGAATCCGGCGTGCGAGCGGGCCGGTGTCATCGGGCGAAGGGTTCTTGCTGTCGCTCATGGGGAAAACGGGAAAAGGGCGCCGGGAGGTGAGGTTGCGAAAGGTTGCCGCGCAATTAATGTCAATTTGGTAATGAATATAGCGCGACTTTTCATCGATGGGTGCTGAGTCCCGGCGAATAATGAGACTCCCATCCGGTAGCGGGCGCATTGAAGACGCCAGCACCTCATCAGGAGCGAGACGCATGACAACACGCAATCCCCCATCCCCCGACGCGCAGTACGACACGATCCGGCGCGATGCATCTGCCGGCCCACGCGCATCCCGGCGCGACTTCCTCAAGCAGGCGGGTGCAGCCGTCGCCTCGGCCGGACTGGTGCCGTCCGCCATGGCAGCCCCGGCGCGCGAACACCAACGCGAGCCCGCGCCCGACGGCTACGTCATGCCGCAAGAGCCGCCAGCGGTCGCGCCGAAGGGGTACAACATTCTTTTTATCCTGACCGATCAGGAGCGGCACTTCGACAAATGGCCATTCCCCGTGCCGGGGCGCGAGCGCCTGCGCCGCGAGGGCGTGACGTTCGTGAACCACCAGATCGCGGCGTGCGTTTGTTCACCGTCGCGCTCCGTGATCTACACGGGCCAGCACATCCAGCACACCGGCGTGTTGGACAACTGCGGGATTCCATGGCAACCGGACATGTCGACCGATCTGCGGACGATCGGCCACATGATGCGCGACGCCGGCTACTACGCCGCCTATCTGGGCAAATGGCACCTGAGCGGCAAACTGCATCACAACCACACGCCGTACGACACGCCGACGCAAGAGTACAACGCGCTGCTCAAGTCATATGGTTTCGACGATTATTTCGGCGTTGGCGATCTGATCGGGCGCGTGCGTGGCGGCTACACGTACGATGGCCTGACGACGTCGTCGGCCGTATCGTGGCTGCGGGGACGAGGGGCGCAACTGGCGAGCGAACAAAAACCGTGGTTCATGGCGGTCAATCTCGTCAATCCGCACGACGCCATGTTCCTGAATACCGATCCGGCGGGTATCGATACGCAGAACGCCAGCGGGCCGACGCTGGGCAACGCGCGCCCGCCGAAGGACGCGATCTACGACGCCCATTGGAACGTGCCGCTCGCCGCGACGCGCAAGCAGGCATACGACGCCCCGGGGCGTCCGGCGGCGCACGGCGTCTACAACGCATCGGAGGGGGTGCTCGTCGGCGACTATCCGCTCGACGACGCACGGCTTCAGGTCTACCAGGACTATTATTTCAACTGCATTCGCGATTGCGATACCCATGTGGTGACGTTGCTCGACACGCTGCGCGAGCTTGGCATCGACAAGAACACCATTGTGGTGATGAGTGCAGATCACGGCGATCACGTCGGTGCGCACAAGCTGGTCGGCAA
This is a stretch of genomic DNA from Pandoraea faecigallinarum. It encodes these proteins:
- a CDS encoding LysR family transcriptional regulator produces the protein MSDSKNPSPDDTGPLARRIPAVLRKLRIRDLETLRWLGRTRSFARTAEAAAITQPALSKWLREIEQALGVALFERTTRRVTPTPYGDALLERAERMLTDLASVAPAMQALRDGLAKPVNVGILPGMASVLMPQTLARLERTGPALRINLLEETLDRLLPRAHWHEIDLLICRLDETAMNAGFGVVALYDDDVRVFGARHHPLVAHASPGWADAARYPWIVPPPGTPMRRAIDTEFAHRGLPLPRIVMESVTLMTNASTAQAMPCLFLASRLGVARSPLVASLHDFG
- a CDS encoding sulfatase-like hydrolase/transferase; translation: MTTRNPPSPDAQYDTIRRDASAGPRASRRDFLKQAGAAVASAGLVPSAMAAPAREHQREPAPDGYVMPQEPPAVAPKGYNILFILTDQERHFDKWPFPVPGRERLRREGVTFVNHQIAACVCSPSRSVIYTGQHIQHTGVLDNCGIPWQPDMSTDLRTIGHMMRDAGYYAAYLGKWHLSGKLHHNHTPYDTPTQEYNALLKSYGFDDYFGVGDLIGRVRGGYTYDGLTTSSAVSWLRGRGAQLASEQKPWFMAVNLVNPHDAMFLNTDPAGIDTQNASGPTLGNARPPKDAIYDAHWNVPLAATRKQAYDAPGRPAAHGVYNASEGVLVGDYPLDDARLQVYQDYYFNCIRDCDTHVVTLLDTLRELGIDKNTIVVMSADHGDHVGAHKLVGKGPTTYREQNHVPLVIRHPAYPGGKQCAALSSHLDITPTLLGLTGLDAAGIARVAGTAARGHDLTPLLGRADRQAVDAVRPAALFNYAMLLFYDSEWLAQEYATLRHKGMPVEEIHRRVIARQPDFRHRGMIRSVFDGRYRFSRYFSPTQFNRPTSLEALFAHNDVELYDLHSDPAESNNLALDRRRNGPLLLAMNALLNERMDAEVGEDRPDVLPIRDGRVHFTFEKAAG